The following coding sequences are from one Saccopteryx bilineata isolate mSacBil1 chromosome 3, mSacBil1_pri_phased_curated, whole genome shotgun sequence window:
- the LOC136328760 gene encoding olfactory receptor 4M1 — protein MEPANYTRVTEFVLTGLSQTREVQLFAIFLFFYLFILPGNILIICTIRFDPHLTSPMYFLLANLAFLDICYSSITAPKMLIDFFVERKIICFGGCIAQLFFLHFVGASEMFLLTVMAFDRYAAICRPLRYATIMNRRLCCILVALSWMGGFIHSITQVALIVRLPFCGPNELDSYFCDITQVVRIACANTFPEELAMIFSSGLISVVCFIALLMSYAFLLATLKKHSGTGESTSRAMSTCYSHITIVVLMFGPSIYIYARPFDSFSLDKVVSVFHTVIFPLLNPIIYTLRNKEVKTAMKKLVNRYILCKEK, from the coding sequence atggaACCTGCAAATTACACCAGGGTGACAGAATTTGTTCTCACTGGTCTATCGCAGACTCGGGAGGTACAACTATTTGCTATATTTCTATTCTTCTATTTGTTCATTCTTCCAGGAAATATTCTTATTATTTGCACCatcaggtttgatccccatctGACTTCACCCATGTATTTCTTGTTGGCTAACCTGGCCTTCCTTGATATTTGTTATTCTTCCATCACAGCCCCTAAAATGCTCATAGACTTTTTTGTGGAAAGGAAGATTATTTGCTTTGGAGGATGCATTGCACAGCTCTTTTTCTTGCACTTTGTTGGGGCCTCAGAGATGTTCCTGCTCACAGTAATGGCCTTTGACCGCTATGCTGCTATCTGCCGCCCCCTCCGCTATGCTACCATCATGAATCGACGTCTCTGCTGTATTCTGGTTGCTCTCTCCTGGATGGGAGGCTTCATTCATTCTATAACACAGGTGGCTCTCATTGTTCGACTTCCCTTCTGTGGGCCCAATGAGTTAGACAGTTACTTCTGTGACATCACACAGGTTGTTCGGATTGCCTGTGCCAATACCTTTCCAGAGGAGTTAGCGATGATCTTTAGCAGTGGTCTGATCTCTGTGGTATGTTTCATTGCTCTCCTAATGTCCTATGCCTTCCTCCTGGCCACACTCAAGAAACACTCAGGCACAGGTGAGAGTACCAGTCGGGCCATGTCCACATGCTATTCCCACATCACCATTGTGGTGCTAATGTTTGGGCCATCCATCTACATTTATGCTCGCCCATTTGACTCTTTCTCCCTAGATAAAGTAGTGTCTGTGTTCCACACTGTGATATTCCCTTTACTTAATCCTATCATCTACACATTGCGAAACAAGGAAGTAAAGACAGCCATGAAGAAGTtggtcaacagatatattttatgtaaagaaaAGTGA